A genomic region of Nitrosomonas ureae contains the following coding sequences:
- a CDS encoding complement resistance protein TraT, with protein sequence MGGYGSKNTWIFTGIMVFSLILSGCAAVHTSIAKKDLDVQTKMSDTIFLDPVEPSQRTIYLNIRNTSDKTNFDITATVARALEGRGYLITNNPREAHYWLQVNILSVDKASPTAAEAALRAGYGGMGSAALGAAVGTATGAAIDGWSGAGIGGLAGAAAFGLASTLADASVKDVTFMAITDVEIAERAEEGVIVREDRQQDAKQGVGGARRQSSTKVSEMNKYRTRVVSTANKANLQYEEAAVELTNGLARSISGLF encoded by the coding sequence ATGGGAGGGTACGGCAGCAAGAATACATGGATATTCACAGGAATCATGGTTTTTTCTTTGATTCTAAGTGGATGTGCGGCAGTTCATACATCCATTGCCAAGAAGGATCTGGATGTTCAAACCAAGATGAGTGACACCATTTTTCTCGATCCTGTTGAACCGAGCCAGAGAACGATCTATCTGAATATCCGCAATACTTCCGATAAAACTAATTTTGATATTACGGCTACGGTTGCCAGAGCATTGGAGGGTAGAGGTTATCTCATTACTAATAATCCCAGAGAAGCGCATTACTGGTTGCAGGTTAATATCCTAAGCGTTGACAAAGCCAGTCCTACCGCTGCTGAAGCTGCTTTGAGAGCGGGTTATGGGGGCATGGGAAGCGCCGCGCTGGGCGCTGCCGTGGGAACAGCTACGGGCGCTGCCATTGATGGCTGGAGTGGAGCTGGCATAGGTGGATTGGCTGGTGCAGCTGCTTTCGGTCTCGCCAGTACGCTCGCAGATGCTTCGGTGAAAGATGTTACCTTTATGGCCATTACAGATGTTGAAATAGCAGAGCGAGCCGAGGAAGGTGTCATTGTTCGTGAAGACAGGCAGCAAGATGCGAAGCAGGGTGTGGGTGGTGCAAGAAGGCAGTCTTCGACAAAAGTCAGTGAAATGAATAAATATCGTACTCGTGTAGTCAGCACCGCGAACAAAGCAAATTTGCAGTACGAAGAAGCTGCAGTCGAATTGACCAATGGTTTGGCTCGCTCCATTTCAGGATTGTTCTAA
- a CDS encoding glycosyltransferase family 2 protein — MESLNQAWYLFQATLSRYQDFQYAFMLIPFVLFFELPLYFINWMSAFRYLIKNAIEAPLTLHYYPHVTCAITCYAEGKAVQSTVISLLEQVYSGHIEIITIVDGAKRNQATYQALVELISLVSRYPKRSLVIIPKFQRGGRVSSLNAGLNRARGEIFFALDGDTSFDNQMVHHAATHFRNPGMVAVTGPMRVRNAGKTIMTRLQSLEYMLTMQVGKLGFANLGVINNVPGAFGIFRKSFLQQVGGWNTGTAEDLDLTLRIKQYYKRYPHLQIEFEPRAVSHTDVPESFWDFLKQRLRWDGDLWYIYSNKHKHGISASMMGWRNFIFLFWYGILFQIVMPFSIVIYTIYIAVKLPFHAFLLSMILVYAFYFCLIAIQYILYLLFITDRRKEDCNAIFILPVYPAFQFISRVWSALAILNQIINKGHLDSAMAPLWVLRKGKQ, encoded by the coding sequence ATGGAAAGTCTGAATCAGGCTTGGTATCTGTTTCAGGCTACATTGTCTCGCTATCAGGATTTTCAGTATGCATTCATGCTGATTCCATTTGTACTGTTTTTTGAGCTTCCGCTTTATTTTATCAATTGGATGAGCGCATTCCGCTATCTAATCAAGAACGCTATCGAGGCGCCCTTGACGCTTCATTACTATCCCCACGTAACCTGTGCGATTACCTGTTATGCGGAAGGCAAGGCCGTCCAAAGTACGGTGATTTCATTGCTGGAACAAGTATATTCCGGACACATAGAAATTATTACAATCGTGGACGGGGCAAAAAGAAACCAAGCCACTTATCAGGCTCTGGTAGAACTCATTTCTTTAGTTTCCCGATACCCTAAACGCTCGCTAGTCATTATTCCCAAGTTTCAGCGCGGAGGTAGGGTGTCTTCGCTCAATGCAGGGCTAAATCGGGCTAGAGGGGAAATTTTCTTTGCTTTGGATGGCGATACCTCATTTGATAATCAAATGGTCCATCATGCCGCAACACATTTTCGCAACCCTGGTATGGTTGCTGTCACGGGCCCGATGCGAGTACGTAACGCCGGAAAAACCATCATGACCCGGCTGCAAAGCTTAGAATATATGTTGACAATGCAAGTAGGAAAATTAGGTTTTGCGAACCTGGGCGTTATCAATAACGTACCGGGAGCATTCGGTATTTTCAGAAAATCTTTTCTTCAGCAGGTGGGAGGCTGGAATACCGGAACCGCCGAGGATCTCGATCTGACACTGCGTATCAAGCAATATTACAAGCGCTATCCGCATCTACAAATTGAATTTGAACCAAGAGCAGTTTCTCATACGGATGTACCTGAAAGTTTTTGGGATTTTCTTAAGCAACGCTTAAGATGGGATGGCGATCTCTGGTATATCTATTCAAACAAGCACAAGCATGGCATTTCAGCTTCCATGATGGGGTGGAGAAATTTCATTTTCCTTTTCTGGTACGGAATCTTGTTTCAAATTGTCATGCCTTTTTCTATTGTGATCTATACGATTTATATCGCGGTGAAGCTTCCTTTCCATGCTTTCTTGCTTAGCATGATATTGGTTTATGCCTTCTATTTTTGCCTTATTGCCATTCAGTACATTCTCTATCTGCTATTCATTACCGATAGAAGAAAGGAAGACTGCAATGCCATTTTTATTCTTCCGGTTTATCCCGCATTTCAATTTATATCCCGCGTCTGGAGTGCGCTGGCTATCCTGAATCAGATTATCAATAAAGGCCATCTGGATTCAGCTATGGCACCCCTATGGGTATTGAGAAAGGGGAAGCAGTAA
- the pal gene encoding peptidoglycan-associated lipoprotein Pal — MRKLLCIALIVLLSACASQTTQPDVDDLSSGTGNGNDLSGSDLMGSDSGRPSYFSQLNDPNSILSQRSVFYDFDSYTVKSEYRELVLSHARFLRDNPAANVILQGNTDDRGSREYNLALGQRRADSVKNMMILSGAQDLQIESVSLGEEKPRALGHGESTWSQNRRTDILYRGE; from the coding sequence ATGAGAAAGTTATTATGCATTGCATTGATCGTTCTGTTATCCGCGTGTGCCAGTCAAACAACACAGCCTGATGTTGATGATCTATCATCTGGTACAGGCAACGGAAATGACTTAAGCGGAAGTGATTTGATGGGATCCGATTCAGGAAGACCCAGTTATTTCAGCCAATTGAATGACCCCAACAGCATTCTGTCACAACGTAGCGTTTTTTATGACTTTGATAGTTACACAGTCAAAAGTGAATATAGGGAATTGGTGCTGTCTCACGCCAGATTCCTGCGTGACAATCCCGCCGCCAACGTAATCCTGCAAGGAAATACGGATGATCGGGGTAGTCGTGAATACAATCTCGCTTTAGGTCAACGCCGCGCAGATAGCGTTAAGAACATGATGATTTTGTCAGGCGCACAAGACTTACAGATTGAGTCAGTTAGCTTAGGGGAAGAAAAACCACGCGCGTTGGGACACGGTGAGTCAACCTGGAGTCAGAACCGCCGTACCGATATTCTTTATCGGGGCGAATAA
- a CDS encoding TolC family protein: protein MGIEKGEAVTVRCLFLLALLIMLSSSTLAESRTLADFFSHLDQAASILKTQADLEAQRSNLLAQEALKGLEVFGGVSGGFQKSPYAREPFGHFFDPMARIGLRYPLLGSAERQQRAIEDAATQVRIETIRLDWSRRLAALFLEENYAAYWSAQKILALTDNYLHLRHEGVENLLRKRQEAGLLFKSDYFEFLSAFERAQRTQVEFYNNSNQALMRLAHLTNSTVMPFTPVKPPLGKIADTLPNEVDQLDLRILQTQIDNLQNIRDTQNWQGIESDVSVTGFGGPAIPHPSPPDGMQWGYGGAVGFNFRMPLEIVSYRRNEQSRLNSQLISLRADYTRRGQELQHEFHALLSSFQQLTQQINFQRTRLEAAQELLRERYLRLQVLDGDVIEQYLQALNTYYRVAVDNIEAESEHWKLHIRLRQFILLPSMPEEDNYPETDITSLINPLHQAKKFLTSGGNVTLKHRDELITPVSTQFISGQLAVYVWNFDELITHAGLWNKKETHVINRFLVSLDARQISQAADNPKNLRNFLHDAHHHKKKIELLLGDPDWILPEYRHHLIQIIHQMKTVSFDGLHLDIEPDQLESELSGKARLEEFVETIRQVAAISPWPVGISIHPRYLSKDSSFGLCIPCELGKIGIKEITVMYYSMNIQAIVTALKSAMQQHPTLVFSLAQSLEKELGSENSYAHKPRQHFINAMQHLQDQLQSSNFSGLIIQSWLDWEHYLHENPL, encoded by the coding sequence ATGGGTATTGAGAAAGGGGAAGCAGTAACCGTGCGTTGTTTATTCCTGCTAGCCTTATTGATAATGCTCAGCTCGAGTACGCTTGCCGAATCAAGAACGCTTGCCGATTTCTTTTCGCACCTTGATCAAGCCGCATCGATATTGAAAACACAAGCTGATTTAGAAGCGCAGCGATCTAATCTACTGGCTCAAGAAGCACTCAAGGGCTTGGAAGTATTTGGAGGTGTATCCGGTGGCTTCCAGAAAAGCCCCTACGCACGCGAGCCATTTGGACACTTCTTTGATCCTATGGCGCGCATCGGCTTGCGTTATCCTTTGCTGGGAAGTGCGGAGCGACAGCAACGTGCCATTGAAGACGCAGCGACACAAGTAAGAATTGAAACTATTCGTTTAGACTGGAGCCGACGGCTAGCAGCGCTTTTTCTAGAAGAAAACTACGCCGCCTATTGGAGTGCGCAAAAAATCCTGGCGCTGACGGATAACTACCTGCATTTGCGTCATGAAGGCGTTGAGAATTTACTACGCAAGCGGCAAGAAGCAGGATTGTTGTTCAAATCCGATTACTTCGAATTTCTTTCCGCTTTTGAGCGGGCACAACGCACTCAGGTGGAATTTTACAACAACAGTAATCAGGCGTTAATGCGATTAGCGCACTTGACCAATTCAACGGTAATGCCCTTCACGCCAGTCAAGCCACCCTTGGGGAAGATTGCGGATACCCTTCCGAACGAAGTCGATCAGCTGGATCTGAGAATACTACAAACGCAAATAGATAATCTGCAAAATATCCGCGATACTCAAAATTGGCAAGGAATAGAATCCGATGTATCAGTAACCGGTTTCGGAGGGCCGGCAATTCCTCATCCATCACCGCCTGACGGGATGCAATGGGGTTATGGCGGAGCAGTGGGTTTTAATTTCAGAATGCCGCTGGAAATTGTGAGCTATCGGAGAAACGAACAATCCCGATTAAACAGCCAATTAATCAGCTTACGTGCGGATTACACACGGCGGGGTCAGGAGTTGCAACATGAATTCCACGCGCTGCTGAGTAGCTTTCAACAATTGACTCAGCAAATCAATTTTCAGCGCACGCGCCTTGAAGCAGCGCAAGAACTGCTGCGTGAAAGATATCTGCGCCTGCAAGTGCTGGATGGCGATGTAATCGAGCAATACCTGCAAGCGCTGAATACCTACTACCGGGTTGCAGTAGACAATATCGAAGCAGAGTCCGAACACTGGAAACTTCACATCAGATTACGTCAATTTATTTTATTACCGAGTATGCCGGAAGAAGACAATTATCCGGAAACTGACATCACTTCATTGATCAATCCGTTGCATCAAGCAAAAAAATTTCTAACCAGCGGAGGTAACGTCACTTTAAAACACAGAGACGAACTTATTACACCCGTGAGTACGCAATTCATTTCCGGTCAACTGGCTGTTTATGTGTGGAATTTTGATGAATTAATAACACACGCTGGATTATGGAATAAGAAAGAAACCCATGTGATTAATCGGTTTCTGGTATCTCTTGATGCGCGGCAAATTTCACAAGCCGCAGATAATCCCAAGAACCTGCGCAATTTCTTGCACGACGCTCATCATCACAAGAAAAAGATTGAATTACTTTTAGGTGATCCAGATTGGATTTTGCCCGAATATCGCCATCATTTAATACAAATTATCCACCAAATGAAAACCGTAAGTTTTGATGGATTGCATCTTGATATTGAACCGGATCAACTGGAATCGGAGCTGTCTGGAAAAGCAAGACTAGAAGAATTTGTCGAAACAATCCGACAAGTAGCGGCGATTTCTCCTTGGCCTGTAGGTATCAGCATCCATCCACGTTATTTAAGCAAAGACTCATCCTTTGGTTTATGCATTCCCTGTGAATTAGGCAAGATCGGGATCAAAGAAATTACAGTGATGTATTACTCCATGAACATACAGGCTATTGTCACGGCGCTCAAATCGGCTATGCAACAACATCCGACGCTGGTGTTCAGTCTTGCGCAAAGCTTGGAAAAGGAATTAGGTTCCGAAAATAGTTATGCGCACAAACCGCGACAACATTTCATTAATGCAATGCAGCACCTTCAAGATCAACTTCAAAGCTCAAACTTTAGTGGCCTCATTATTCAATCATGGTTAGACTGGGAACATTACCTTCATGAAAATCCGCTTTAA
- a CDS encoding histidine phosphatase family protein, whose product MTETLIDLIRHGEPIGGRRYRGHGVDDVLSEKGWAQMWHAVGEYNQWQHIITSPLQRCQAFACALGERYGIDVSVESCFKEVGFGEWEGLSHDEVKIGRASEYQAFLNNPVNARPKGAEPLDDFVQRVNSAYEAAIERHAGHHILIVAHAGVMRALIAKTIQAPTIGLYRIKISNGGVTRIRHTGSGAVLELLNGKLSA is encoded by the coding sequence ATGACTGAAACTTTAATTGATTTGATCCGTCACGGTGAACCTATCGGCGGACGCCGCTATCGCGGACACGGCGTGGATGATGTTCTGAGCGAGAAAGGATGGGCGCAAATGTGGCACGCGGTAGGAGAGTACAATCAGTGGCAACATATTATTACGTCTCCGTTGCAACGCTGCCAGGCATTTGCCTGTGCTTTAGGGGAACGTTATGGTATTGATGTCTCCGTTGAGTCATGCTTTAAGGAGGTGGGATTTGGTGAATGGGAAGGATTGAGTCATGATGAAGTTAAAATTGGGCGGGCATCCGAATATCAGGCCTTCCTGAACAATCCTGTGAATGCGCGGCCGAAAGGTGCCGAACCCCTCGACGATTTTGTTCAACGGGTAAATTCAGCCTATGAAGCAGCTATCGAACGCCATGCCGGTCATCATATTCTGATCGTAGCGCATGCAGGCGTGATGCGCGCCTTGATTGCAAAAACAATCCAGGCGCCTACAATCGGTTTATATCGCATCAAAATCAGCAATGGTGGAGTTACGCGTATTCGTCACACAGGATCAGGAGCAGTGCTGGAGTTGTTGAACGGGAAATTGTCTGCTTAG
- the queC gene encoding 7-cyano-7-deazaguanine synthase QueC, translating into MKKAIVLLSGGLDSATTLAIARGQGFRCYALSIDYGQRHFAELNAAQKIAQSLDSHKHQIIKLDLTAFGGSALTDQSIKVPTSGENPGIPVTYVPARNTIMLSLALAWAETLDCQDIFTGVNAVDYSGYPDCRTEYIQAFGIMANLATKASVEGKQLTIHTPLMLLSKQQIIQTGLALGVDYSLTVSCYQADEAGQACGVCDSCRIRKAGFKAANIPDPTAYKAN; encoded by the coding sequence ATGAAAAAAGCGATTGTATTGCTCTCCGGTGGATTGGATTCCGCAACCACATTAGCTATTGCACGCGGCCAAGGTTTTAGGTGCTATGCATTGAGCATTGATTATGGCCAACGACACTTCGCAGAGTTAAATGCCGCACAAAAGATAGCACAATCATTGGACTCCCATAAGCACCAGATAATCAAGCTTGATTTGACCGCATTTGGTGGATCTGCGTTAACGGATCAATCCATTAAAGTACCGACATCAGGAGAAAATCCCGGCATTCCGGTTACTTATGTTCCCGCCAGAAACACCATCATGCTGTCACTGGCATTGGCCTGGGCAGAGACATTGGATTGCCAGGACATTTTTACTGGCGTCAACGCGGTTGATTATTCCGGCTATCCGGATTGTCGCACAGAGTACATTCAGGCTTTTGGAATAATGGCCAATCTGGCAACTAAAGCAAGTGTTGAAGGTAAGCAGTTAACCATTCATACGCCGCTCATGCTTTTATCCAAACAACAGATTATTCAAACTGGACTTGCTTTAGGTGTTGATTACAGCTTAACCGTTTCTTGCTATCAGGCAGATGAAGCAGGACAGGCTTGTGGTGTTTGTGATTCCTGCCGTATCCGCAAAGCGGGATTCAAAGCAGCGAATATACCCGATCCGACCGCTTATAAAGCTAACTAA
- the queE gene encoding 7-carboxy-7-deazaguanine synthase QueE, which yields MQALETTTLRVNEIFFSLQGETSRVGLPTVFVRLTGCPLRCGYCDTAYAFTGGENISIAEILNRIADYKTNYITVTGGEPLAQKACLVLLTALCNAKYSVSLETSGALDLSQVDLRVCKVMDIKTPGSGEVTKNNWENLIHLTPKDEIKFVLCDEADYQWASEIIRCKQLFRLCPILFSPVYDVLNPATLASWILRDELPVRMQLQMHKLLWGEGPGR from the coding sequence ATGCAAGCGTTAGAAACAACAACCTTGCGTGTCAATGAAATTTTCTTCTCGTTACAAGGTGAAACAAGTCGTGTTGGACTACCGACTGTTTTCGTACGCCTGACGGGCTGTCCCTTGCGTTGCGGATATTGTGACACTGCTTACGCATTCACTGGTGGCGAAAATATTTCGATTGCAGAAATCTTAAATCGAATCGCAGATTACAAGACAAACTACATCACCGTTACCGGTGGAGAACCCCTCGCTCAGAAAGCTTGCTTAGTTCTGCTCACCGCACTTTGCAATGCAAAATATTCGGTGTCACTCGAAACCAGCGGTGCATTGGACTTATCGCAAGTCGATCTCCGGGTCTGCAAAGTAATGGACATTAAAACTCCAGGTTCAGGGGAAGTCACGAAGAATAACTGGGAGAATCTTATCCATCTGACACCGAAAGATGAAATCAAGTTTGTATTATGTGATGAAGCCGATTATCAATGGGCGAGTGAAATTATTCGCTGTAAGCAGCTTTTCCGGTTATGCCCAATCCTGTTTTCACCGGTTTATGATGTCCTGAATCCTGCGACATTGGCATCCTGGATATTGCGCGATGAATTACCGGTGAGAATGCAGCTTCAAATGCACAAATTGCTTTGGGGCGAGGGACCGGGAAGATGA
- a CDS encoding Spy/CpxP family protein refolding chaperone, which yields MKIKILLVVSSMMVLLFSASILHAQNKNSSADSQNAIDRMTKELGLNETQRGKVEAILNTEQKKVEAVFNEERKRLQLIQEETRSSLKAVLTPEQMEKLENKMRQTGDKNNTQKK from the coding sequence ATGAAGATAAAAATACTTCTCGTAGTATCATCGATGATGGTTTTATTGTTTTCTGCTTCCATCCTACACGCTCAGAATAAAAATTCTTCAGCTGACAGTCAGAATGCTATCGATCGAATGACCAAAGAATTGGGACTTAATGAAACTCAGCGTGGTAAAGTTGAAGCTATCCTTAATACGGAACAGAAGAAAGTTGAAGCTGTTTTTAATGAGGAAAGAAAGAGATTACAGTTAATTCAAGAAGAAACTCGATCAAGCCTGAAAGCGGTATTAACTCCCGAGCAAATGGAAAAACTTGAAAACAAAATGCGGCAGACAGGCGATAAGAATAATACTCAGAAGAAATAG
- a CDS encoding HlyD family secretion protein: MKIRFNQPENKAPNIDRGLRVHYSEAKRPGRPWRWYSIVAISSLPIVYLLGIIIWETIAIEASGRIRVNNFSVRTAVDGYVQQIFVEPMQTVFEGKPLAELTNTPLLDSHDRLHIELNALKKEQQKLLTQVKRSSSRSAQLSGYAQEHKRFAYNRLQHYEALFKQGAATQAEMTSAKNQYQRALENIVALEKAEHQEQDQSSEMRRISNQMRQMQLEFEKVRDQLQQLSLVAPAGNGIVTEVFVQPGEYLSRGQALLEIIFPEKVHIDAFIPPKYQNYAVEGQIVTVKFPNGEKTKAKIISVPGVTQKTLTEEVNPLEPVRTAILAQLEFIEQVNNRLINGMPVTIYF, encoded by the coding sequence ATGAAAATCCGCTTTAATCAGCCCGAAAATAAAGCCCCGAACATCGATCGAGGACTACGCGTGCACTATAGTGAAGCAAAGCGCCCTGGCAGACCTTGGCGCTGGTATTCGATCGTTGCGATTTCGAGTCTTCCGATTGTTTATTTGTTGGGAATAATAATATGGGAAACCATTGCAATTGAAGCGAGCGGACGCATTAGAGTCAATAATTTTTCAGTTCGCACCGCTGTTGACGGGTATGTTCAGCAGATATTTGTCGAGCCCATGCAAACAGTTTTTGAAGGTAAGCCATTGGCTGAGCTGACCAACACTCCATTACTCGACAGTCATGACCGGTTACATATTGAACTGAATGCTCTAAAAAAAGAACAACAGAAGCTGTTGACACAAGTCAAGCGATCCTCATCACGTTCGGCACAACTATCGGGATATGCTCAAGAACACAAAAGGTTTGCATACAATCGCCTGCAGCATTATGAAGCATTGTTTAAACAAGGGGCTGCCACTCAGGCGGAAATGACTTCAGCCAAAAATCAGTATCAGAGAGCGCTTGAAAATATCGTGGCACTTGAGAAAGCCGAACACCAGGAACAGGATCAATCCTCTGAAATGCGCAGGATTTCAAACCAGATGAGGCAAATGCAACTGGAGTTTGAAAAGGTTCGGGATCAGCTGCAGCAGCTAAGCCTTGTTGCGCCAGCAGGAAATGGGATAGTTACCGAAGTGTTTGTGCAGCCTGGAGAATATCTGAGCCGCGGACAAGCGCTACTTGAAATTATTTTTCCTGAGAAAGTACACATCGATGCCTTCATCCCACCTAAATACCAGAATTATGCGGTAGAAGGACAAATTGTGACTGTGAAATTTCCCAATGGAGAAAAAACGAAGGCAAAGATAATTTCCGTTCCGGGTGTTACGCAAAAAACACTGACCGAAGAAGTAAATCCCCTTGAACCGGTTCGTACCGCAATATTGGCTCAATTAGAATTTATTGAGCAGGTTAACAACCGGTTAATCAATGGAATGCCCGTAACAATTTATTTTTAA
- a CDS encoding GGDEF domain-containing protein, translating to MLIVFSQEESDLPSEYKNMFEISYFCDFSVWEKEKIIPSAFIIKGKDKHYISSTLEKVRKENEFFASLCFVTDSAFPYDDFMLDGQLPQPADLREVINQFDNLSKSFKRNETYITHQGRFIKYFWLRPDFILQPYHDWQHARFYRYPLLEALSLDQSDSFEWLRNLANSKIIDPIRLIDRQRECTYCRSSHLSFIDVCPNCLSIDIGTQASLHCFTCGCVDVQEKFLHSGTLICPKCHTQLRHIGSDYDRPIENYRCHSCSQSFVEGNVQVRCAMCEKEMESSELIQNEIRNWRLSDKGRTIAFRGEVFDLSAGFNQLDFIPRELFIHDLDWMMVTSRRYPSVNFSLFGIYFANLPDLIELFNHARLLQMLEFFAQQLRSLLRTPDLSTRTAENMLWLLLPNTDEQGLTGFHKRIENSMKLLLEESEHTLDFRFVSLPSHKLSGKENAELLLARLYGELL from the coding sequence ATGCTTATTGTTTTCTCTCAGGAAGAGAGTGATTTACCAAGCGAATACAAGAATATGTTTGAGATCTCATATTTTTGCGATTTTTCAGTTTGGGAAAAGGAAAAAATCATTCCATCGGCCTTTATCATTAAAGGAAAGGATAAACATTACATTTCCTCCACCCTGGAAAAGGTGCGTAAAGAAAATGAATTTTTTGCATCTTTGTGTTTTGTTACAGATTCAGCATTCCCCTACGATGATTTTATGCTCGACGGACAGCTGCCACAACCTGCAGACTTACGGGAAGTAATTAATCAGTTTGATAATTTGTCGAAATCCTTCAAGAGGAATGAGACTTATATTACGCATCAAGGGCGATTCATCAAATATTTCTGGCTGCGCCCGGACTTTATCCTTCAGCCTTACCATGATTGGCAGCATGCACGTTTCTACCGTTATCCATTACTCGAGGCGCTTAGCCTGGATCAGTCGGATTCTTTCGAGTGGCTGCGGAATCTTGCAAATAGCAAAATAATCGATCCTATCAGACTGATTGATCGGCAGCGTGAATGCACATATTGCCGGTCTTCCCATTTGAGTTTTATTGACGTTTGTCCAAATTGCCTTTCTATCGACATTGGCACACAAGCCTCTTTACATTGTTTTACCTGCGGATGTGTTGATGTGCAGGAGAAATTTCTGCATAGCGGCACCCTAATTTGCCCTAAATGCCATACCCAGCTGCGTCACATCGGCAGCGATTATGATAGGCCGATTGAAAACTACCGATGCCATTCATGCAGCCAATCATTTGTCGAAGGCAATGTGCAGGTTCGCTGCGCTATGTGCGAGAAGGAAATGGAATCCAGTGAACTTATTCAAAATGAGATTCGCAATTGGCGCTTAAGCGACAAAGGAAGAACAATCGCTTTTCGTGGCGAGGTCTTTGATTTGTCCGCAGGTTTTAATCAGCTGGATTTTATTCCCCGCGAATTATTTATTCACGATCTTGATTGGATGATGGTAACGTCACGACGCTACCCAAGCGTTAATTTCAGTCTGTTTGGAATTTATTTTGCTAACTTACCCGATTTGATCGAGCTTTTTAATCATGCGCGGTTGCTTCAAATGCTTGAGTTCTTTGCGCAACAGCTGAGAAGTTTACTACGCACCCCAGACCTCTCCACCCGGACGGCGGAAAACATGCTCTGGCTGTTACTGCCCAATACTGATGAACAAGGACTCACGGGCTTTCATAAACGCATAGAAAACAGCATGAAATTATTACTGGAAGAAAGTGAACATACATTGGACTTTCGCTTTGTCAGTCTACCCTCACATAAACTATCCGGCAAGGAGAATGCTGAATTGCTGCTTGCTCGTCTTTATGGTGAATTACTGTAA
- the ybgF gene encoding tol-pal system protein YbgF, whose protein sequence is MLIRAFFLLLLLSCNVSYASLFGDSEAREQIDVLRKQVKEMEARIAKMDQALNSEALLQLYTQVETLGLELGKLNGQIEMLSNDNALLQKRQRDFYIDLDNRLRQIEQPGSPTPLPHSTPQSTPRGMTAPSPDEHAAAPPINNDITPESSSVESANSSNAMDSGSLSANELAPPGPAENAAYKEAYDSFKNGEYANTIAQFENFLENYPQSTLAPGAAYWIGNARYALRDYQLAIDAQKRLISKYPDSNKVPDALLNIATSQFEMGDRNAGRKTLENLLLSHPHSEAAGKAKQRLANIK, encoded by the coding sequence ATGCTGATACGCGCTTTCTTTCTATTGTTGTTGCTGAGTTGCAATGTCAGTTATGCGTCATTATTCGGTGATAGTGAAGCACGTGAACAAATTGATGTATTACGCAAACAAGTTAAGGAAATGGAAGCGCGTATTGCCAAGATGGATCAAGCGCTGAATAGCGAAGCATTGTTGCAACTGTATACTCAGGTTGAAACGCTCGGGCTGGAACTGGGCAAATTGAACGGGCAAATAGAAATGCTCAGCAACGATAATGCATTGTTACAAAAACGGCAACGGGATTTTTATATCGATCTTGATAATCGACTACGTCAGATCGAGCAACCGGGCAGCCCGACACCTTTACCTCATTCCACCCCTCAGAGCACTCCTCGCGGCATGACAGCACCGTCACCCGACGAGCATGCAGCTGCACCACCGATTAATAATGATATAACACCTGAGTCCTCATCAGTTGAGAGTGCCAACTCATCCAACGCAATGGATTCCGGGTCTTTGTCAGCGAATGAATTGGCGCCCCCCGGTCCGGCAGAAAATGCGGCTTATAAGGAAGCGTATGATTCGTTTAAAAATGGTGAATATGCCAATACTATCGCGCAATTTGAAAACTTCCTGGAAAACTACCCGCAATCCACCCTGGCACCCGGTGCTGCTTACTGGATTGGCAATGCGCGTTACGCATTGCGTGATTATCAATTAGCCATCGATGCGCAAAAAAGGCTGATCAGCAAATACCCTGACAGCAATAAAGTACCCGATGCCCTACTCAATATTGCTACCAGTCAGTTCGAAATGGGTGATCGCAATGCGGGCAGAAAAACCCTGGAGAATTTGCTGCTAAGTCATCCGCACAGTGAAGCCGCAGGAAAAGCCAAGCAACGCCTGGCAAACATCAAGTAA